From the Macaca nemestrina isolate mMacNem1 chromosome 2, mMacNem.hap1, whole genome shotgun sequence genome, the window AATCACACCACACTAAATCTGTCTGCTGATGGTTTTTTCTTTAGCCTAGTGAAAACACTTCAAATGTTATGTCTTCTTCTGAAAGATGAATATTCAGCATACTATGTCTGACATGAAGATTGGAAAGAGTACGTCTAAAGTAATATTCTGTTTTGTGTGAATTCAGGGCCAACCCCAGGGTATAAACAAACAGCCAGCCCCAGTCATTGTGTGAGCCTTCAAGAATTCTTTTTCAAATAACATCTGGTTAAAACTAATATATAGAACTATTTTGAAGGAAGATAGGCACAGCCAAGCTAGAGGAAATATTCCAAACAGTCAATGTAGAGTCTGTTGAGGACTTGAATAGGAGAATTGAATTGGCCCCATCTGGTTAATGTTGATGATAAGTATTTACACACTCATTGAAGAACATATTTGGGACTTTGTACCACTAcatcttctccttttcttcttgccTGCTACCTCTTTGAGGCTTCTTGATCCCTAAAGCAGGTGCCACTCAAAGCAGAAGAATTAGATCCACCTCTCTAATCCACTATACCCTGCAGTTGGCTTTGTGTAATTCCCTTAAGCAAAAATGTCTCTATCTCCCTGTTTCTTGAGTTGTATCTGGGTTTTTATATACATGTCTAAAATATCAGATGTTACTGTTTTACCACAACATTACTCAAAGATCATCTAaaattctttgttgattttcccATAGGACTTTTTCAACGAGCAATAGCTCAAAGTGGAACAGCCCTTTCCAGCTGGGCTGTCAGTTTTCAACCTGCAAAATATGCTAGAATGTTGGCCACAAAAGTTGGTTGCAATGTTTCAGATACAGTAGAGTTAGTGGAATGCCTACAGAAGAAGCCTTACAAAGAACTTGTTGACCAAGATATTCAACCAGCTCGATACCACATAGCCTTTGGACCTGTGATTGATGGTGATGTAATACCAGATGACCCTCAGATATTGATGGAGCAAGGAGAGTTTCTCAACTATGATATAATGTTAGGAGTGAACCAAGGGGAAGGGttaaaatttgttgaaaatatagTAGATAGCGATGATGGTATATCAGCTAGTGATTTTGACTTCGCTGTTTCAAATTTTGTTGATAATTTATACGGATATCCTGAAGGCAAAGATGTTTTGAGAGAAACCATTAAGTTCATGTATACTGACTGGGCTGACCGTCATAACCCTGAAACCAGAAGAAAGACATTATTGGCTTTGTTTACGGACCATCAGTGGGTGGCACCAGCTGTAGCCACAGCAGATCTTCACTCAAACTTTGGTTCACCTACGTACTTCTATGCCTTTTACCATCATTGCCAAACAGATCAGGTTCCAGCTTGGGCTGATGCAGCCCACGGAGACGAGGTTCCCTATGTCCTGGGAATCCCCATGATTGGTCCTACAGAGTTATTTCCTTGCAATTTTTCCAAAAATGATGTGATGCTGAGTGCAGTTGTAATGACATACTGGACAAATTTTGCTAAAACTGGGTATGTACCTAAGgaatgaagtttatttttaataaaaatattattttaaccattttaaaataatagatatttatgCCCAGATAATCTCATATTGGATTAATACCTGCAACATATTACAATCCTTTATTCAAAATTAATTCTACATTATggtgtttttaaaagtcattgcTTTATTATTTCTGGTGTTTTAGAAGCTTGTTAAGAAAGTACATATCTCAATTGCATTACTTAATTACATATGCTTTTGGTTTTTGAATTATACAAGACTTACTATTGTTCAGCagtacaaaatattattttatagtgCTTTGTAATTCACAACACTCTTTCATCCTTCCAACTACCTTTCTGAATCTGGCAGATCAGGTACTATTAATCCCACTTTACGAAAAAGAGACCTGAGGTTCTGGGAGTGTCATAGAGATGGTCACATGTCTGGTATATAGCAGAACCTAGTCTCAACCCTTTATCTACTAATTTAAAATCAAAAATCCTTTCCACTATTCCGTGTCATCTCTGCTAGTTTGCCTATGAGACAACTCATACGTATGTGagtatttaaataattctttaaaatcttTGGGTAGATAGTAGCCCATCTCAGGATAGGCAGAGAGAACAAGAATGTGAGACTTATTGCCTTACATTATTATTCATCGAACAATCTGCCTGCTAGGagatttatatttctaaattgacccaagttaatttaaaaaacaatctaaAGCATTGCTGAGTCATCTCTTTAATTATTATATGTTAAAGTAGTGTgattttaagtaaaaaacaaaataactttatcttttcctttttagtgACCCAAATCAACCAGTCCCTCAAGACACGAAATTCATTCATACCAAACCCAACCGTTTTGAAGAAGTAGCATGGACCAGATATTCCCAGAAAGACCAACTTTATCTCCATATTGGATTAAAACCAAGAGTTAAAGAACATTACAGAGCCAATAAGGTGAACCTCTGGTTGGAGTTGGTACCTCATCTGCATAATCTCAATGACATTTCTCAGTATACCTCTACAACAACTAAAGTGCCATCAACTGACATCACTTTCAGACCTACGAGAAAAAATTCTGTACCTGTCACGTCAGCCTTTCCCACTGCCAAGCAGGATGATCCCAAACAACAACCAAGTCCATTTTCAGTGGATCAAAGGGACTACTCAACAGAGCTGAGTGTCACTATTGCAGTTGGAGCATCACTGCTGTTTCTGAACATCTTGGCCTTTGCAGCCCTGTACTACAAAAAGGATAAGAGGAGACATGATGTTCACAGGAGATGCAGCCCTCAGCGCACTACTACCAATGATCTAACCCATGCACAAGAAGAAGAAATCATGTCCCTCCAAATGAAGCACACTGATTTGGATCATGAATGTGAGTCCATCCATCCACATGAGGTGGTTCTTCGGACCGCCTGTCCCCCAGATTACACACTAGCTATGAGGAGGTCACCTGATGATGTTCCCTTAATGACACCCAACACCATTACAATGATTCCCAACACCATACCAGGGATTCAGCCCTTACACACATTCAACACATTTACCGGAGGACAGAACAATACTCtgccccatccccatccccacccccattcACATTCAACAACCAGGGTATAGCCAGATAACAGAAACAAACTATTTTTTTGGTGGATTGCAGTAAACGATTACTGAAGATTCCTTGGCTTTCAACCTACAAGACTTACTATTTAAATAAGGAGGTATGTTATGTGAATATACATATCAAGAACTTTGGgggttttgaaaaaaatgaattgtgTATATACAAAtcaactttaaaaacaaatttcaattgCTTGAAGCAATTGTGCCGAATGATACTTTTTCATTCACATTCaagaattaattttttgaagatttAAGTTACATAATGGAATTAGGCATGTGGAACACCAAACAGGAAAGAACTATgtctgaaatataaaaaataaaaataaaaaaactatgaATATGCACAAGGGACACACCAATGGAATGTCAGATAATTTTCACCAGTTTTTATTTGGAGCCGTTTTATTGTGTAGACCATATTTACATATTTGGATAAGTACACAAAGCGTCAATGCTGTTAATGGCCTTAGCAAAGGCTCATGCTGAAATTTGCCAGTAAAACAAAGAAGTTTAAAGACTGGCAGGTACAACATTATCACATAAGTGCTGTCAGTATAAAGTTGTGGGGATAAAGGAAACTGGATATTTTTAGCACGATGTGCATGATAATTTATATGCTTGGTGGCTGTGCTGCTGATTAAGCCGTAATTAAAATTCTTCTCATCCCATTGGAGTTTTTAATAGAAGCTTCCTCCATCAATTGGCAGAACCTAAAGATTTTAAGGGGCAAAagtaattacaataaaataattcacaGTAGTTTCAATATAGAAGGAATTAGTTATTAAAGGTATTTGAAGAAACTATAGGTATAGTGGTGAATACTCGCTGATATgaatcccagaaaaaaaattccctgttttcaatgttcttttcattCTCATCTAGATAATTTATAGAACTATAACCCTAATTGGACATGTGGTACAGGATCTATAAgttgctgtgtttttttttttgttactctgtattttgttccttttggtAAGGTGAAGTGTGTCCAAAGAGTTACTTGCAACAGTCTTTCATGATATGAGGATGCCCCAGTATTAACACTCTGATTATAGTTCTGAGTTCATTGATTTACTTATGCTGCATGACAAAACGTTTACTAATAACAATTCATTATAAAGTTATGTCCCTCTTTACATCACTTATCTTTCTCACTGAGGTTCATTCACTGGAATTTACTCACGCAATCTCAGTAGAGTGCAACGTAGATACAGAACCTAGGAGAGTCAACACCTGGAGGATTTTAGTCTTACACATACGTgtgattttaaatgaatattctCAGACCACAGGAAACTCTTCATCCCCCTGTTGTTTACCAGTAACAGTATATCACAGACCTTTCCAAATGTTTGTATATGTAATCAgatgtacatttatatttaaaaaaaatgagatggaCTTAAAGAGCACATCCTGATAAATACTTTCTCTCTTACCTGTACTATATTTCTATTAGACTAaagttatgtgattttttttttacattttttcagatGACTAGCAATTTTGATAGTTTATAAGATAATGCAAAGAACTTTCTCTGACAAACTAACTGCAGTAACAGAAACCTTTCTTTTCAGTTACTCTTTTTCAAGAATGAAAGATTATTATACAAAAAAATTGTATACTACTTGATGGAACCAACTTTGTACATCTTGGCCATGTCACTGGTCATTGTGTGAAATAAAGATAATCTGGATAATGACTATTAGTCCAATGCTAAGAAACATGATCTTTGCTCATTAAAGAGCTAAAATGTTTATTGctgttttgtctttcttttttctaaaaaaaaaaagaaaagaaaagaaaaagaaaaaaaggaaaagaaaaacaaagaaacatgacTGTCTCAAAGAGTAATTTTTCTAGATTAGACCAGTCGGGTTTTTGAAGACACATAGGTAACTTCCACAGAAAACACAAACATGTATTTAAAGGCAAGTCTCATCTAAGATGAAACTCATAAAACTTTAATGTTATGAATTTAAAAGCTCCAGAaattcatgaaaaaaagaaagattagcTTTGTGTTGTTAAATATCTCTTAGGTACAGATGTTGTAGAAATAAAGTGTCAATTGTTTTCAGTTAGAAACATAAGTTCCACTTCTGGTCATCAAGGAAAAGGTCTATTGAAAAGAAATGTGCAATATTTCATGGAATACAAATAGCTAGGATCATAAAATGGGAGTGATTAAACTACCATAAAGTAATGAATAGAAAGTTGCCATGCTAAGAGAATGTAAACGTGCTGAGCAAGATATTAAACTGGCactaaaagataaaaatctaTTTCAAGGAATTTATTTGATTATAATCCCCCTCCCAATTGTTATCTATCAATGAAATGTATGTATTcctccataatttaaaaaaaaaaaaaaaatctctgttagAAGCaaaagtcttcaaaatccagAGTGATCTACATGCAGTTTTTGACTGAGGTGGTTATGCTTTTAAACTGTGAACTGCCAGTGTACACAAATAGAAATAATTGTTTAGCATCTGAAGTATTGTTTAATTGGAACACTGTATTTTACTGTATTAATTAAACAAAACactagaacagaatagaaatgaCAGCAAAATAAGATATGAATGAATACTTTTGTATGCATTGCTTCATTTGGCAAAACCAAACATTCTATTAAATATTGTGTTTTAACGATGGCCATATTTATAGCTATCTACCAATCTATTGCTCTGCATTTATCAATCTACCTATATATAGCATAACTGTCATCCTCTTTATATTAATTTAGGAAAAtgattttggaaaacaaaatatagccctattattttctctaaattaGGGTAGAATAACTTTATGGAAGATAAAGCAGCCTAGGTTTAATAGCTGTTCACCAGTCACGTGATAAAGTCATTGTGAATGAGTGTTAGTTGCTCCTTTTATAATTTCCAGTCTCTAGTTTTCTGAATGAAAAAGGATGTTCCACAATTACACAGAACATTAAGAACTGTTTTTAAAgctgaaacataatttttatatgcaaggaaaataaatactgttactaaattttagaaagtatgttgaaaatgtgtttatttagataataattttctttgaaaaacaatataagtaaaaaattaaaataatatttttgtcattatttgtTAATTCAGATTCTCCTGGCTCCGATTAAAAATTAGGCAAAGCTgcttataatttatataaaaattacactAAAGTGAACTTCATTTCATTGTTTTGCTGTTATATAAAATTTTTGCCAAATGTTTACCAACAGATTAATGTTTTAGAGTATgggtttagaaaaataaaagtgacagATTTCATAGTCTTAAATCTTTATTGAACATGTTGACTATGAACAGAATCTAATTGGCTACCACAGATATATAACAAAGTTTATTACTAACTTTATgcaaattggaaaataatttgctAAAGCATTAAAAATATCCAATTTGGAGACATCTTGCTGGCAACTCAAAGCAGAAAAtctgaatatatattattttattccttatttcaaatataaaagttGACCAAAATGATGCTTTATTTCAGACTTCCTGATCTGTACATGAAAACAgcaacaacatttttaaaaaattatcaactaTATGTAGcactaaaaaggaaaacagatggCACTAATTTTCTTACAGAAGTGAAATGCTGAAACTAAATTGTTATATCTATAACAACAGTTTTTTCACCTCTTGGCACACTCATCCTGACACACATATTAATATCAAAAAAGGATACAAAGAATGTGAGAAATGTGTTCCAGCTTTAAAGACACTACCACATAGAAGTTACTGGGATTCTTTTCTTTGGCGAGTTTCACTGAAATACTTTCAAAGGGTGAAATGATGAACTGAATTCTTAAGAAGCTATCAAATATGGCAGCCTTTTGATGttagtaattttgttttcttctgtgttaTTGGTTCAAAGTACTGgccttttccttcatttccagtAATTAGTTGGTATAGACTATCACTTTTTAATGTGAATGGGAATTAGATAATTTGGTTATACTTGTGAAAACATGCTTCCAAACACATTCAATTAATGGGCACTTCCCTGCTGAGATTTTGTTATCATTCATTTAATTATCTTGTCAAGCTTTCCCGTTACGACAAATGTTTTAGCTTTCTGGTCAATAAACTAAGGGAATTTCTCCAGTAGCCTTATACCTCTCCTGCACTTGATCTGATAGCAACATACCCTTCAAATTGCCATCAGAAGTCTCTAAAGAAATTTCCTACTGATGTGAAACATTTGGTGACCAACTTGATTCTTTTTCATAAGCATTCTGATTTGACTTTATTCTGGCACTTTGCTGTATTTGTATGCAGGCCAGAAATCAATTCCATTTGATAAGGGTTGTGGAGAATACAGACAGGAATAACCACGTGCAGGGCTTAAGTGCCTTTTCCTCCtgagattttatttataaaacttagcttttttttaaaattttcagattcTGATAATTCAATTTAAAGAGTACAATAGGAAGACTATATTATAAATTACCAATAAGACAAGTTTATTTAGACATTTTTAcgtttaatttgatttttaaaataatatcagaTGGATCTAAATGGCTTCTGGGAAAGATTGAGGTAAATTTTTGAAAGTGACAATTATATAGGCATCTGGCTTGATGGTacttaagaataaaaatttaaatctctaacaaactttaaaaatgttccaaatattaagtttaatttaaaagaagTCTGAAGCTATTAGAGATAATCATATAGTAGataggtatatatttttttctagtcagCTATTACATACACCACATAGTATATATACCCTATATACTATATggtttatataacatttataatgaCCCTTTCAGACCCATATACTTACAAATGACATTGTATAACTACCTACATATATATTAATGTGACTGAATTTAGTCCTCTATGGAAAGTCAAACCAAATTGCTAGCAGTTTTGAGTTGAAATGAATGATAACAATTAAAGCTTTTAAGAAATTGGTAAGGGTACAGTAACAAAAACTCAGCAGATAAATGTAAAACAGAGGGACCATTTTTGAATGCCATTTTCAGAGTTGACATCTAAACTAGATGGTGTGTTTAAAAGGATTTTAGTGGTTTTGATTCATCCTTTCTCTGCATTCATATCATTTAGCAAATTAATGGGACATATGTCACGGTTTTTGTGAAAAAGACCATTGGGTTGTCATGATTCAGTTTGTGTTTGGACATCTATGTCTTtcattaaaaacatgtttattatcATGAATAAATATTACCATGTTTTCCAAGTTGTGTTGACTATTTTTAAACTCAGAAATAATTTCTTCTCTGTTTGCCTCACAGAAAAACATTACTAAGATAAGTGTTTTCTTACAAAAATCTGTATTGCTTACCCACACCTGACAGTTCTCACTTGATAGAAACAATGATATTTTTTGATCTTTTCACCTCTTGGTGAATGCAGGGCAAGAATTTAGAGAATAGATTTGGGAAGCTTGGACACAATTTttcagaaaagagagagggaaagtgggagaaggagaaagaaaagaatggaaaaaaggaggaagtgagagagaaaaaaagaagaaaaacttctcaATTTTGAATTAATGACTTTTTGCATCCAAACAGTGTTTTAAATAGAGATGTgtgacagttttttaaaaagaagagaaaaggaatttaaataaatctctttaaatcATAAACCTATTATTCTTAGagaacaaaattaataatatCTAGGAAGATATCATAAATTTAATTCTTGATCCAAGTCTTGATCAAATCGTGTCaccagaaacaaataaaaataaaacctatacTGAAATGTTTATGGTTCTATACTACCTAATCAGTAATGATCTTGGTAGGAAGACTGTGTGAAGTAAGATCATCTCTCATCTGTATATAGCCCAAGTTAAGAATACAGCAAAGAGGACATCATAGAATTTCCTCATACATAGcctaaagaaaaatgtttccagtggctaaataaaagaattagcatTGCTTTACAAGTCTCTGTGGCCACACATGGCCATGGGCACCAAATAAATTAAACAGTTAAAAAACATATTCTAACAATTTCACTTTCCATAAACAGGTTTTGATGTTTTGTAAAATTTGATGTTGTTTGATATGATTACATTTTCACTAGTTTTATATTTCCTTATGGTTTGCAGGATGTTATTTCTGAGTtcaaaaaaagtttcaaatataCTCTGTGAATGTTCATGTGAAAGCAGTATTTTCTAATGGAATGCTCTAATTTGAAGTACTGTCTCAATTTTGGAGAGTTGATTGACTATCTAGTTAAAACATTTCTATCTCCCCTGAAAATACTCAACTTTGTTCTCAGAGCTGCCTTCCTCTGTACTACAGGAGATCTTCTTACCAGTTACTGTGGCTCCTATTTCCATGGCTTATCCTATTACTAGTTATGGCCTCTTCTCCAAGGAGGTAAAGTTGTGCTGAAAGTCTTAAAAGGGGATCTGACTAACTGGTGCCTTGGGAattggcttcctctcttcctcagGCAGGTTAGAAACTAGTGAACATCAATCAAGCAGTGAAAGAAATTAGTCATTTcttctttcaacaaatggtgtctactatgtgtcaggcaacATAATGGGTATTAAACACGTGGCCAATTCTATGACTTACTAACATACAACCATTGTCAAGTTTGGAATAGGTTCAAACATTTGGACTGATTTAGACCACTTTCTATGCTATACTCTGTAGCAAATCATTGTACAATTCCTCGTTTTGTCTATTTTACATGTCTCAAAACAGTAAACACAAATCAACATTTCTTGAGTTCAAAAAAA encodes:
- the LOC105490003 gene encoding neuroligin-1 isoform X7, translated to MALPRCMWQNYVWRAVMACVVHRGLGAPLTLCMLGCLLQAGHVLSQKLDDVDPLVTTNFGKIRGIKKELNNEILGPVIQFLGVPYAAPPTGERRFQPPEPPSPWSDIRNATQFAPVCPQNIIDGRLPEVMLPVWFTNNLDVVSSYVQDQSEDCLYLNIYVPTEDDIRDSGGPKPVMVYIHGGSYMEGTGNLYDGSVLASYGNVIVITVNYRLGVLGFLSTGDQAAKGNYGLLDLIQALRWTSENIGFFGGDPLRITVFGSGAGGSCVNLLTLSHYSEGLFQRAIAQSGTALSSWAVSFQPAKYARMLATKVGCNVSDTVELVECLQKKPYKELVDQDIQPARYHIAFGPVIDGDVIPDDPQILMEQGEFLNYDIMLGVNQGEGLKFVENIVDSDDGISASDFDFAVSNFVDNLYGYPEGKDVLRETIKFMYTDWADRHNPETRRKTLLALFTDHQWVAPAVATADLHSNFGSPTYFYAFYHHCQTDQVPAWADAAHGDEVPYVLGIPMIGPTELFPCNFSKNDVMLSAVVMTYWTNFAKTGDPNQPVPQDTKFIHTKPNRFEEVAWTRYSQKDQLYLHIGLKPRVKEHYRANKVNLWLELVPHLHNLNDISQYTSTTTKVPSTDITFRPTRKNSVPVTSAFPTAKQDDPKQQPSPFSVDQRDYSTELSVTIAVGASLLFLNILAFAALYYKKDKRRHDVHRRCSPQRTTTNDLTHAQEEEIMSLQMKHTDLDHECESIHPHEVVLRTACPPDYTLAMRRSPDDVPLMTPNTITMIPNTIPGIQPLHTFNTFTGGQNNTLPHPHPHPHSHSTTRV